Proteins from a single region of Pleurocapsa minor HA4230-MV1:
- a CDS encoding S1 RNA-binding domain-containing protein produces the protein MCVVYLRVKQIKIGDLITGKVIKIKDYGLFIDIGEGVVLLHISDISQDTVNSIDLNSIFKVDDEIKAIVIWMNIEKRRVAVSTKELEQESGDMLKTPQLVYRNAEKMAAKYRSKRENLL, from the coding sequence ATTTGCGTTGTTTACCTAAGAGTAAAACAAATAAAAATTGGCGATCTTATAACAGGAAAAGTAATAAAAATTAAAGACTATGGTTTATTTATAGATATTGGGGAAGGCGTTGTGTTGTTACATATTTCCGATATTTCTCAAGATACTGTTAATTCAATAGACTTAAACAGTATTTTTAAAGTTGATGATGAAATAAAAGCGATTGTTATTTGGATGAATATTGAAAAAAGACGTGTTGCAGTTTCTACAAAAGAACTTGAACAAGAGTCAGGAGATATGCTTAAAACCCCACAATTGGTTTATAGAAATGCCGAAAAAATGGCAGCAAAATACCGTAGTAAACGAGAAAATTTACTGTGA
- a CDS encoding glutathione S-transferase N-terminal domain-containing protein: MIDLYTFTTPNGRKASIMLEEIGLDYQVHSVDITKGEQFAPEFVAINPNSKIPAIVDRDAELTIFESGAILIYLAEKTGKLLSTEVKQRFNTIEWLMFQMGSIGPMFGQYNHFNKYAPAKIPYAIDRYHKETLRLYDVLNSQLAKTEYISGADYSIADIAIYPWVAAFEFMELTLENHPQLKQWYETLKQRPAVDRGMKVPG; encoded by the coding sequence ATGATCGATCTGTATACTTTTACCACTCCAAATGGTCGCAAAGCTTCTATCATGCTGGAAGAGATCGGCTTAGATTATCAGGTTCATAGTGTTGATATTACTAAGGGAGAACAGTTTGCGCCTGAGTTTGTCGCTATCAATCCTAATAGCAAAATTCCCGCAATTGTCGATCGCGATGCCGAGTTGACGATCTTTGAATCGGGAGCAATTTTAATTTACTTAGCGGAAAAGACAGGAAAATTACTATCTACTGAGGTAAAACAGCGCTTTAATACAATTGAATGGCTAATGTTCCAGATGGGTAGCATTGGGCCAATGTTTGGGCAATATAATCACTTTAATAAGTATGCCCCAGCCAAAATTCCCTATGCCATCGATCGCTATCACAAGGAAACCTTAAGACTTTATGATGTCCTGAATAGTCAATTGGCTAAGACAGAGTATATTAGCGGTGCTGATTATTCGATTGCTGACATTGCCATCTATCCCTGGGTAGCTGCTTTTGAGTTTATGGAGTTGACCTTAGAGAATCATCCACAGCTCAAACAGTGGTACGAAACGCTCAAGCAACGTCCAGCCGTAGATAGAGGGATGAAAGTACCAGGGTAA
- a CDS encoding Tab2/Atab2 family RNA-binding protein: MSNTVWELDFYSRPVLDEAGKKLWEVLICESSNSIERSPATLFKYAEYCPSTSVNSLWLREAIERAIAEAATTPKKIRFFRRQMNNMIVKACEDAGINPVPSRRTYALNQWLAQRMIDVYPQMEGFDLKTANATSVQYPPLNAISLPDAVKGDRGDKWTFVSLSAADFDDMPDWEIAFQESFALSLLDIKTDTAIPGLIIYSPRATPLAAWMSGLEMGYLQLEKSARPQLRLETGLSDSWTLINLTNQEIVKQAEDFETAKQKANGVHFLAVQSDPNSEAFAGFWLLKE, translated from the coding sequence ATGAGTAATACAGTTTGGGAATTAGATTTTTATTCACGTCCCGTCTTAGATGAAGCAGGTAAAAAACTTTGGGAAGTTTTGATCTGTGAAAGTTCCAATAGTATAGAGCGATCGCCTGCTACTCTATTCAAATATGCTGAATATTGTCCCAGTACCAGCGTAAATTCATTATGGTTAAGAGAAGCAATTGAAAGAGCGATCGCCGAAGCAGCTACAACACCCAAAAAAATCCGCTTTTTTCGTCGCCAGATGAACAACATGATTGTCAAAGCTTGCGAAGATGCTGGAATTAACCCTGTACCCAGTCGTCGCACCTATGCGTTAAATCAGTGGCTTGCCCAAAGAATGATTGATGTTTACCCCCAAATGGAGGGATTCGATCTCAAGACGGCTAATGCTACTTCGGTACAGTATCCCCCGTTAAACGCAATTTCTCTGCCAGATGCGGTAAAAGGCGATCGCGGGGACAAATGGACTTTTGTTAGCCTATCTGCTGCTGATTTTGATGATATGCCAGATTGGGAGATTGCTTTTCAAGAATCTTTTGCCCTCTCCCTGTTAGATATAAAGACTGATACGGCGATCCCTGGCTTAATTATCTATTCTCCCCGCGCCACTCCCTTGGCAGCCTGGATGTCGGGACTAGAAATGGGTTATCTTCAGCTAGAAAAATCTGCTCGTCCTCAACTACGTTTAGAAACAGGATTGAGTGATAGCTGGACATTAATTAACTTAACTAACCAAGAAATTGTTAAGCAGGCAGAAGATTTTGAGACTGCAAAACAAAAAGCCAATGGAGTCCACTTTTTAGCAGTACAATCAGATCCCAATTCCGAAGCTTTTGCTGGTTTTTGGCTGTTAAAAGAATAA
- a CDS encoding YqaE/Pmp3 family membrane protein, with product MGDVIRILLSILIPPLGVFLQVGIGVDFWINILLTLLGYFPGLIHAIWIITKK from the coding sequence ATGGGTGACGTAATCCGCATTCTCTTGTCAATTTTAATACCACCATTAGGAGTATTTCTTCAAGTTGGTATAGGCGTAGACTTTTGGATCAATATTCTGTTAACTCTACTCGGCTATTTTCCTGGTTTAATTCATGCTATTTGGATTATTACGAAGAAATAA
- a CDS encoding tetratricopeptide repeat protein codes for MNENLPIAYISALLAILVFAAIYILREVIKTRKQESTFSRLQDKLKKEKGTAEEYYELGSLYLDKKLFVQSITLLEKALKVDKQLPEENQALIHNAMGYAYFAQEQYDIAIRQYKEALKLYPEYVIAFNNLGNVYEKKQMIVKAVETYREALEYDPENKTAQQRLNSLEKRLVPSNSR; via the coding sequence ATGAATGAGAATCTACCTATAGCTTATATTTCTGCTTTACTAGCAATTTTAGTTTTTGCCGCGATCTATATTCTGCGAGAAGTTATTAAAACTCGTAAACAAGAAAGCACCTTTTCTCGCCTGCAAGACAAGCTTAAAAAAGAGAAAGGCACTGCCGAAGAATATTATGAATTGGGAAGTCTGTATTTAGATAAAAAGTTGTTTGTTCAGTCGATCACTCTCCTCGAAAAGGCTTTGAAAGTAGACAAGCAGTTGCCAGAAGAAAATCAGGCTTTAATCCACAACGCGATGGGTTATGCTTACTTTGCTCAAGAACAATACGACATTGCCATCAGACAGTATAAAGAAGCTTTAAAGCTTTATCCTGAATACGTAATTGCGTTTAACAATCTGGGTAACGTCTATGAGAAAAAACAGATGATTGTCAAAGCTGTAGAAACTTATAGAGAAGCATTAGAATATGACCCTGAAAATAAAACTGCCCAACAGCGTCTTAATTCGTTAGAAAAGCGTCTTGTTCCCTCTAACTCAAGATAG
- a CDS encoding MEKHLA domain-containing protein, producing the protein MTISVWQQPEIIRWIQIVADSYRQLLGKNLIDSVDTPEQLSKTLFYAPFVLVSHGIQAEPIFNYGNQTALQLWSLSWDEFITTPSATSAEPVAREERAGMLQQAKEQGYIENYQGVRISSQGQRFLIKQATLWNLTDESGQNCGQAATFPNWEWL; encoded by the coding sequence ATGACTATATCTGTTTGGCAACAACCAGAAATTATTCGCTGGATACAGATTGTAGCGGATAGCTATCGCCAGCTATTGGGGAAGAATTTAATTGATTCGGTTGATACTCCAGAACAATTATCCAAAACGTTATTTTATGCGCCATTTGTGCTGGTTTCTCATGGTATTCAAGCAGAGCCTATTTTTAACTATGGTAATCAAACGGCTTTACAATTATGGTCTTTGAGTTGGGACGAATTTATTACAACCCCTTCTGCTACCAGTGCTGAACCAGTCGCCAGAGAGGAACGGGCAGGAATGCTCCAGCAGGCAAAAGAACAGGGATATATTGAGAATTACCAGGGGGTGAGGATCTCTAGTCAAGGCCAAAGATTTTTAATTAAACAAGCAACCCTGTGGAATTTAACTGATGAATCTGGACAGAACTGTGGGCAAGCTGCAACTTTTCCTAATTGGGAATGGCTTTGA
- the dusB gene encoding tRNA dihydrouridine synthase DusB, whose protein sequence is MVNSIEVLALSAELKTRLATPLEIGSVVVNSRVLQSPLSGVTDLVFRRLVRRYAPKSMMYTEMVSAKEIYHLQELPSIMAIAADENPISIQLFDCRPDFMAEAARKAVAQGANTVDINMGCPVNKITKKGGGSSLLRQPEVAEAIVKTVVEAVDVPVTVKTRLGWDDREINIIDFARRMENQGAQMLTLHARTRAQGYNGSACWSWIAKVKQALSIPVIANGDIFSVEAAVKCLEMTQADGVMCSRGTLGYPFLVGEIDHFLQTGDLLPPPDVATILECAKEHLLGLWEYKGQRGIYQSRKHLAWYCKGFSGAAELRDRLSQIESLEQGYEILNSEIANHQ, encoded by the coding sequence ATGGTTAATTCAATTGAAGTTCTCGCTTTATCTGCTGAACTGAAAACTAGGTTGGCAACTCCTCTAGAAATCGGCTCGGTGGTAGTTAATAGTCGTGTCTTACAGTCTCCTCTATCAGGAGTTACCGATCTGGTCTTTCGACGATTAGTGAGGCGATATGCGCCAAAATCGATGATGTATACCGAGATGGTGAGTGCTAAAGAAATTTATCATCTACAAGAATTGCCGAGCATAATGGCGATCGCTGCTGATGAAAATCCCATTAGTATTCAGTTATTTGATTGTCGCCCAGACTTTATGGCGGAAGCAGCCCGCAAAGCGGTAGCTCAAGGAGCGAATACTGTTGATATTAATATGGGTTGCCCCGTCAATAAGATCACGAAAAAAGGCGGTGGCTCGTCTTTGTTGCGTCAACCAGAAGTAGCCGAGGCAATTGTGAAAACTGTAGTCGAGGCAGTAGATGTTCCCGTAACAGTTAAAACCCGTCTTGGCTGGGATGATCGGGAAATTAATATTATTGATTTTGCCCGCAGGATGGAAAATCAAGGGGCGCAAATGCTGACGCTTCATGCTCGTACTCGCGCTCAAGGCTATAACGGTTCTGCTTGCTGGTCATGGATTGCTAAGGTTAAACAGGCTTTATCAATCCCTGTCATTGCTAATGGTGATATTTTCTCCGTTGAAGCTGCGGTGAAATGTCTGGAGATGACACAAGCAGATGGCGTGATGTGTTCACGGGGGACTTTAGGCTATCCCTTCTTAGTCGGTGAAATCGATCATTTTCTGCAAACAGGTGATTTATTACCGCCTCCTGATGTTGCTACTATACTGGAATGCGCTAAAGAGCATCTATTAGGTTTGTGGGAATACAAAGGACAACGAGGTATCTATCAATCCCGTAAACATTTAGCTTGGTATTGTAAAGGATTTTCTGGTGCAGCTGAGTTACGCGATCGCCTGTCCCAAATCGAAAGCCTCGAACAAGGATATGAAATATTAAACAGTGAAATTGCCAATCATCAGTGA
- the lexA gene encoding transcriptional repressor LexA encodes MESLTPAQKELYDWLVEYIKSTQHAPSIRQMMKAMNLRSPAPVQSRLERLRNKGYIDWIDGKARTIKILHQPEKGLAIEGEIAAGGLVEPFSDEKTRLDLADLFAQPDCYVLRVVGDSMIEDLINEGDYVVMRSLDDATKVKNGDIVAARVSGYGTTLKHFYQQQEKITLKPANQKYEPIKAEAENVEIQGILVGVWRSVAN; translated from the coding sequence ATGGAAAGTCTTACCCCAGCCCAAAAAGAACTTTACGATTGGTTAGTTGAGTATATCAAGTCGACCCAGCACGCACCCTCTATTAGGCAGATGATGAAAGCGATGAATTTGCGATCGCCCGCTCCCGTTCAAAGTCGACTGGAAAGACTGCGAAATAAAGGTTACATTGACTGGATCGATGGCAAAGCTCGCACCATTAAAATCTTACATCAGCCCGAAAAAGGATTGGCTATTGAAGGTGAGATTGCAGCAGGCGGTTTAGTTGAGCCGTTTAGTGATGAAAAAACTCGGCTAGATTTAGCCGATCTATTTGCTCAGCCTGATTGTTATGTTTTGCGAGTAGTTGGCGACAGCATGATTGAGGATCTCATTAATGAAGGAGATTATGTAGTTATGCGATCGCTTGATGATGCCACCAAAGTCAAAAATGGCGATATTGTGGCCGCTAGAGTATCAGGATATGGAACAACTTTAAAACATTTTTATCAGCAACAAGAAAAAATTACCCTTAAGCCTGCTAATCAAAAATATGAGCCGATCAAAGCAGAAGCTGAGAATGTAGAAATTCAGGGGATTTTGGTCGGTGTTTGGCGCTCTGTTGCTAATTAG